One genomic window of Paraburkholderia phytofirmans PsJN includes the following:
- a CDS encoding enoyl-CoA hydratase-related protein: MAEVVICERPEPSVAVIRIDCPERRNALCLEVKRQLDEAFVAAEADPDARVIVLTGGESFFVGGTDIGETLHMTSGEHTANDTGRVFRTINLCRKPVCDSETSFHFLEYRFVGALEFVAPA, translated from the coding sequence ATCGCAGAAGTCGTAATTTGCGAGCGTCCCGAGCCCTCGGTCGCCGTCATTCGCATCGATTGCCCCGAGCGTCGCAACGCGCTCTGTCTTGAAGTAAAACGACAACTTGATGAGGCGTTTGTCGCAGCGGAGGCTGACCCAGATGCGCGTGTGATCGTGCTAACCGGAGGCGAGTCGTTCTTCGTCGGTGGCACCGACATTGGCGAAACGCTGCACATGACTTCGGGCGAACACACGGCGAACGATACGGGCCGCGTCTTCCGCACGATCAACTTATGTCGCAAGCCTGTGTGCGATTCAGAGACATCGTTTCACTTTCTTGAATACCGTTTTGTTGGCGCGCTTGAATTCGTGGCTCCGGCATGA
- a CDS encoding enoyl-CoA hydratase-related protein — protein sequence MSASKRAGSVLATVCDIRIAANNARFGTPEINVGRCGGAAHHGRLIPQGALRRMYFTGEPIGAQEAFRLGLIDEVVEPENLMPTALKLAAKIAAKSPHGLRYAKQALNDIESMPLEAAYEHEQGYSTKLMYTEDAREATRASVEKRPPVFKGR from the coding sequence GTGTCAGCCAGTAAGCGTGCCGGTTCCGTACTGGCCACGGTGTGCGACATTCGCATCGCTGCGAACAATGCACGTTTTGGCACGCCTGAGATCAATGTCGGCCGCTGCGGTGGTGCGGCTCATCACGGCCGCCTTATTCCGCAGGGCGCGCTGCGTCGAATGTATTTCACGGGCGAACCGATCGGAGCGCAGGAAGCGTTCCGGCTGGGACTGATCGATGAAGTCGTCGAGCCCGAAAACTTGATGCCCACGGCGCTGAAACTCGCAGCGAAGATCGCCGCCAAAAGCCCGCATGGATTACGTTACGCAAAGCAGGCGCTGAACGACATCGAATCAATGCCGCTCGAGGCCGCGTACGAGCACGAGCAGGGGTACAGCACGAAACTCATGTACACCGAGGATGCGCGTGAAGCGACGCGGGCATCAGTAGAGAAGCGCCCGCCGGTCTTCAAGGGCCGATAA
- a CDS encoding D-2-hydroxyacid dehydrogenase, with translation MTVMETMRALNILLSDVAARHFDSEIARTLGATPFRLLSPGDASGAEAQIAFVSRDVTGRSTKHDLMPETRHFYDTLRVAPNLRWVHAHSAGVDRPIFVELRQRGVQVTSSSGANARTVAHAALAGLLALARRLPLLHEAQRERAWRPLLLDAAPRDLAGQTAVIVGYGAIGQRLARLLDALEMSVIVVRREAQGEGFIDYSMLDDVLPRADWLVLACPLTPQTTKLVDASRLARLPKQAHLVNVARGEVVVEADLITALRSGALAGAYLDVFEQEPLSAASPLWDMPNVILTPHMAGQSDSQYAAVGRIWLDNLARWQRGEPLLNLAR, from the coding sequence ATGACGGTGATGGAGACAATGCGGGCCCTGAACATTCTTCTCTCAGATGTGGCCGCGCGCCACTTCGACAGCGAGATCGCGCGCACGCTCGGCGCGACGCCTTTCCGCCTGCTGTCGCCCGGCGATGCGTCAGGCGCCGAGGCGCAAATCGCGTTCGTGAGCCGCGACGTGACGGGCCGCTCGACCAAGCACGACCTGATGCCGGAAACCCGCCACTTCTACGACACACTGCGCGTCGCGCCGAATCTCCGCTGGGTGCATGCGCATTCCGCGGGCGTCGATCGTCCGATCTTCGTCGAACTGCGGCAACGCGGCGTGCAGGTGACGTCGTCCTCCGGCGCGAACGCGCGCACGGTTGCGCATGCTGCGCTTGCCGGTCTGCTGGCGCTTGCGCGCCGCCTGCCGTTGCTGCATGAAGCGCAGCGCGAACGCGCATGGCGTCCCTTGCTGCTCGATGCCGCTCCGCGCGACCTGGCCGGTCAGACCGCCGTGATCGTAGGCTACGGCGCCATCGGTCAACGGCTCGCCCGCCTGCTCGATGCGCTGGAAATGAGCGTGATCGTCGTACGCCGCGAGGCACAGGGCGAAGGCTTCATTGATTACTCGATGCTAGACGACGTGTTGCCGCGCGCCGACTGGCTTGTGCTTGCCTGCCCGCTCACGCCGCAGACGACGAAGCTCGTCGATGCAAGCCGTCTGGCACGTCTGCCGAAGCAGGCGCATCTTGTGAATGTCGCGCGCGGGGAAGTCGTGGTCGAAGCGGATCTGATCACCGCGCTGCGTAGCGGTGCGCTGGCGGGCGCTTATCTCGACGTGTTCGAGCAGGAACCACTGAGCGCGGCATCGCCCCTATGGGATATGCCGAACGTCATTCTCACGCCGCATATGGCGGGACAGTCGGACAGTCAGTACGCAGCGGTCGGCCGCATCTGGCTCGACAACCTCGCGCGCTGGCAGCGAGGCGAACCGCTGCTCAACCTTGCGCGCTGA
- a CDS encoding MFS transporter, producing the protein MHETTPAELDAATRPLRRRSALRSIAGGSIGNLIEWYDFHVYTTFSIFFAASFFPRENRTIQLLSTAAIFAIGFLLRPVGSWLIGLYADRRGRRSALTLSVILMCAGSLAIGLCPTYPQIGMAAPLVLLLARLVQGFSLGGEYGASSVYLSEIARPGHRGFYSSFHYVTLILGQLLATLVQVVLQALIPRAELIDWGWRVPFITGAALALVAWWVRRNIDETPDFRALDEKDKRGVSLSALREHWRPVLLVFGLTTGGTLAFFTYTVYMHNYLVNTVGLSAQTSAWLSLSTLTLFMVVQPFFGALSDRIGRRPLLLWFGIGGTFGTWPLLTALAHTHSATTAFLLLALALMIVSGYTSVCSVMKAQLFPARLRALGVGVPYAIATAVFGGTASYAGLWFKSIGHESGFYLYASACIGCTLIATLSLRSSDMKMES; encoded by the coding sequence ATGCACGAAACGACACCCGCCGAACTCGACGCTGCCACGCGTCCATTACGTCGCCGCAGCGCGCTGCGCTCGATTGCGGGCGGCTCCATCGGCAATCTGATCGAGTGGTACGACTTTCACGTTTATACGACTTTTTCCATTTTCTTCGCGGCTTCGTTCTTTCCGCGTGAGAACCGCACCATTCAGTTACTTTCGACGGCGGCGATCTTCGCCATCGGCTTTCTGCTGCGGCCGGTCGGAAGCTGGCTAATCGGCCTCTATGCCGATCGGCGCGGACGCCGCTCCGCCCTCACGCTGTCCGTCATCCTCATGTGCGCGGGCTCACTCGCCATCGGCCTGTGTCCCACCTACCCGCAGATCGGCATGGCCGCGCCGCTCGTGTTGTTGCTCGCGCGGCTCGTACAGGGCTTTTCGCTCGGCGGCGAGTACGGCGCGAGTTCGGTGTATCTCAGCGAAATCGCACGGCCCGGTCATCGCGGCTTCTACAGCAGCTTCCACTACGTCACGCTGATTCTCGGCCAGTTGCTCGCCACGCTCGTGCAGGTCGTGTTGCAGGCGCTGATTCCGCGTGCGGAACTGATCGACTGGGGCTGGCGCGTGCCGTTCATCACCGGCGCGGCACTCGCGCTAGTGGCGTGGTGGGTGCGTCGCAATATCGATGAAACCCCGGACTTCCGCGCGCTCGATGAGAAGGACAAGCGCGGCGTGTCGCTGTCGGCGTTGCGCGAGCACTGGCGGCCCGTTCTGCTCGTGTTCGGGCTGACCACGGGCGGCACGCTCGCGTTCTTCACCTACACGGTCTATATGCACAACTACCTCGTGAATACAGTCGGGTTGAGCGCACAGACGAGCGCGTGGCTTTCGCTGTCTACGCTAACGCTGTTCATGGTTGTGCAGCCGTTCTTCGGCGCGCTGTCGGATCGTATCGGGCGACGCCCGCTGTTGTTGTGGTTCGGTATTGGCGGCACGTTCGGCACCTGGCCGCTGCTGACGGCGCTCGCGCACACACATAGCGCAACAACTGCATTCCTGCTGCTCGCGCTTGCACTGATGATCGTCTCCGGCTACACGTCCGTGTGCTCCGTTATGAAGGCCCAACTGTTTCCCGCTCGGCTGCGAGCGCTGGGCGTGGGCGTACCGTATGCCATCGCGACGGCTGTATTCGGCGGCACGGCCAGTTATGCCGGGCTCTGGTTCAAGAGCATCGGCCATGAAAGCGGTTTCTATCTGTATGCGTCGGCATGCATCGGCTGCACGCTGATCGCCACTTTGAGCCTGCGCAGCAGCGACATGAAAATGGAGTCGTAA
- a CDS encoding class II aldolase/adducin family protein codes for MTKLPEFSIPSMFEQCSEAEWKMRVDLAACYRLIALYGMSDMAANHISACVPGEEGSYLINAYGMLYEEVTASSLIKIDIDGNILSKPAFVGADYGINRAGYVIHGAIHEAKPELECVIHTHSWPGMAVSALKCGLLPLTQTSMRFYKIGYHDYCGVVLDVSERESLLRDLGENNALILRNHGLLTVGKTIPEAFNAMHRLELSCRTQLAAMACNTELNPVPRDVLEETYMNYQPQTRRPYGLMEWPALLRKLDRIDPSYRD; via the coding sequence ATGACCAAGCTTCCCGAATTCTCCATTCCATCGATGTTCGAGCAATGCTCGGAAGCCGAATGGAAAATGCGCGTCGACCTCGCTGCATGCTACCGGCTGATAGCGCTATACGGCATGTCCGACATGGCCGCCAACCATATCTCGGCGTGCGTGCCGGGCGAAGAAGGCTCGTATCTGATCAATGCTTACGGCATGCTGTACGAGGAAGTCACAGCATCGAGCCTGATCAAGATCGATATCGACGGAAACATTCTCAGCAAGCCGGCGTTCGTTGGCGCGGACTACGGCATCAACCGCGCGGGATACGTGATTCACGGCGCGATTCACGAGGCGAAGCCCGAACTCGAATGTGTGATCCATACGCATAGCTGGCCGGGCATGGCCGTGTCGGCGCTTAAGTGCGGGCTGCTGCCGCTCACGCAGACTTCCATGCGCTTCTACAAGATCGGCTATCACGATTACTGCGGCGTGGTGCTGGATGTCTCCGAGCGTGAGTCGCTGTTGCGCGATCTTGGCGAGAACAATGCGCTCATTCTGCGCAATCACGGCCTGCTTACCGTCGGCAAGACCATTCCCGAAGCGTTCAACGCCATGCATCGGCTGGAGTTATCTTGCAGGACGCAACTCGCAGCCATGGCGTGCAATACCGAACTGAATCCGGTTCCGCGCGACGTGCTCGAAGAAACATACATGAACTATCAACCACAGACGCGCCGCCCGTACGGCTTGATGGAATGGCCTGCGTTGCTGCGCAAGCTGGATCGCATCGATCCATCTTATCGCGACTGA
- the tcuC gene encoding MFS transporter, with protein MNPTEPIAATSSVSRSTRAAAVLRVTSGNFLEQFDFFLFGFYATFISKIFFPSTSEFASLMLTFAVFGAGFLMRPLGAIFLGAYIDKVGRRMGLIVTLSIMASGTVLIACVPGYASIGLLAPALVLLGRLLQGFSAGAELGGVSVYLAEMATPGNRGFYTSWQSASQQVAIVMAAAIGYGLNEWLSAQQIGAWGWRVPFLIGCAIVPFLFMLRRSLQETAAFEARQHHPQAREIFSMLLANWRIVIGGMLLTAMTTTTFYLITVYTPTFGRSVLKLSTADSLMVTLLVAVSNFVWLPIGGAVSDRIGRKPLLLAVSVLAIFTAYPALSWLADAPSFARMLIVLLWFSFFFGMYNGAMVAALTEVMPAEVRVAGFSLAFSLATAVFGGFTPAVSTYLIQVTHDKAAPGYWLSFAALCGLCATLGLYRRRASSSASAASSA; from the coding sequence ATGAACCCCACAGAACCGATCGCCGCGACGTCAAGCGTTTCGCGCTCGACGCGCGCGGCCGCCGTGCTGCGCGTGACCAGCGGCAACTTCCTCGAACAGTTCGATTTCTTTCTGTTCGGCTTTTACGCAACCTTTATTTCGAAAATCTTCTTTCCTTCGACCAGCGAATTCGCCTCGTTGATGCTCACCTTCGCCGTGTTCGGCGCGGGCTTTCTCATGCGTCCTCTCGGCGCGATCTTTCTCGGCGCGTATATCGACAAAGTGGGGCGGCGCATGGGGCTGATCGTCACGCTGTCGATCATGGCGAGCGGCACCGTTCTGATCGCGTGCGTGCCGGGCTATGCGAGCATCGGCCTGCTTGCGCCTGCGCTCGTATTGCTCGGCCGGCTGCTGCAGGGCTTCTCGGCGGGCGCGGAACTGGGCGGCGTGTCGGTCTATCTCGCGGAGATGGCGACGCCCGGCAACAGGGGCTTTTACACGAGCTGGCAGTCGGCGAGCCAGCAGGTTGCCATCGTCATGGCAGCGGCCATTGGCTATGGCCTGAACGAGTGGCTTTCCGCGCAGCAGATCGGGGCGTGGGGCTGGCGCGTGCCGTTCCTCATTGGCTGCGCGATCGTGCCGTTCCTGTTCATGCTGCGCCGTTCGCTGCAAGAAACGGCCGCGTTCGAGGCGCGGCAGCATCATCCGCAGGCGCGTGAAATCTTTTCGATGCTGCTTGCCAACTGGCGCATCGTCATCGGTGGCATGTTGCTGACGGCGATGACCACTACGACGTTCTATCTCATTACCGTCTATACGCCGACCTTCGGCAGGTCAGTGCTGAAGCTGTCCACGGCGGATAGCCTCATGGTGACGCTGCTCGTGGCCGTATCGAACTTCGTCTGGCTGCCCATTGGCGGCGCGGTGTCCGACCGCATTGGCCGCAAGCCGCTGTTGCTCGCCGTTTCGGTGCTGGCGATCTTCACCGCGTATCCGGCGCTGTCGTGGCTCGCCGATGCACCGAGCTTCGCACGCATGTTGATCGTGCTGCTATGGTTCTCGTTCTTCTTCGGCATGTACAACGGCGCAATGGTCGCCGCGCTGACCGAAGTGATGCCGGCCGAAGTGCGGGTCGCGGGTTTCTCGCTGGCATTCAGTCTGGCGACGGCAGTCTTCGGCGGATTTACGCCGGCAGTGTCCACGTATCTTATTCAGGTAACGCATGACAAGGCCGCGCCCGGTTACTGGCTGAGCTTCGCTGCGCTCTGCGGCTTGTGCGCGACGCTCGGGCTATACCGCCGCCGCGCGAGCAGCAGCGCGTCGGCGGCGTCGTCCGCCTGA
- the tcuB gene encoding tricarballylate utilization 4Fe-4S protein TcuB — protein sequence MQQSDVLAPDRTRTASPGEANHTPHGRTARVISIVPMSRSETEVARQMQICNACRYCEGFCAVFPAMTRRLEFGKADVNYLANLCHNCGACYHACQYAPPHEFGVNVPKAMAEVRLETYTEYAFPASFGALYKRNGLTLSVALSAGLALFLLLGTALHGRLSGDVAPANFYAIFPHNLLAAMFGIVFLFAILALGVGVTRFWRDVAAGTTSASAPAVAEAVKNALTLKYLDGGHGDGCNENNDAFTLARRRFHHLTFYGFVLCFAATAVATVYHYAFKLEAPYPLFSVPVLLGTAGGIGLIVGPAGLLWLNLNRVPERGDARQRPMDRGFIALLLLTSASGLALLAFRTTSAMPSLLAVHLGIVMALFATLPYGKFAHGVFRSAALLKSSIERRQHNTLSVGSD from the coding sequence GTGCAGCAGTCTGACGTGCTCGCGCCCGACCGCACGCGTACTGCGTCGCCGGGCGAGGCGAACCACACCCCCCACGGCAGGACGGCGCGCGTGATTTCCATCGTGCCGATGAGCAGGAGCGAAACCGAAGTCGCGCGGCAGATGCAGATCTGCAACGCGTGCCGCTATTGCGAAGGCTTCTGCGCCGTCTTTCCGGCCATGACGCGGCGCCTCGAATTCGGCAAGGCGGACGTCAACTATCTGGCAAATCTCTGCCACAACTGCGGCGCGTGTTATCACGCGTGCCAGTATGCGCCGCCGCACGAGTTCGGCGTGAACGTGCCGAAGGCCATGGCTGAAGTGCGCCTGGAAACGTACACCGAATACGCGTTTCCGGCGTCGTTCGGCGCGCTGTACAAGCGCAACGGGCTAACGTTGTCGGTGGCATTGTCGGCGGGGCTCGCGCTGTTCCTGCTGTTGGGCACGGCGTTGCACGGCCGCTTGTCGGGCGATGTCGCGCCGGCGAACTTCTACGCCATCTTCCCGCACAACCTGCTGGCCGCGATGTTCGGCATCGTGTTCCTGTTCGCCATTCTTGCGCTCGGTGTGGGCGTCACGCGTTTCTGGCGCGACGTGGCGGCGGGAACGACGAGCGCGAGCGCGCCTGCGGTCGCAGAAGCGGTGAAAAATGCGCTGACGCTGAAGTATCTCGATGGCGGCCACGGCGATGGCTGCAACGAAAATAACGACGCCTTCACGCTCGCTCGACGCCGGTTTCATCACTTGACGTTTTATGGCTTCGTGCTGTGCTTCGCCGCCACTGCCGTCGCGACGGTCTATCACTATGCGTTCAAGCTGGAAGCGCCGTATCCGTTGTTCAGCGTGCCGGTGCTGTTGGGCACGGCGGGGGGCATCGGATTGATCGTGGGTCCAGCGGGACTGTTGTGGCTGAACCTGAACCGCGTGCCTGAACGGGGCGATGCCCGTCAGCGTCCGATGGACCGCGGTTTCATTGCACTGCTTTTGCTGACGAGCGCGTCCGGTCTTGCGCTGCTCGCATTCCGCACGACGTCGGCCATGCCGTCGCTGCTCGCGGTGCATCTGGGCATTGTGATGGCATTGTTCGCAACACTGCCCTACGGCAAGTTCGCACACGGCGTATTCCGTTCGGCGGCGCTGCTCAAATCGTCTATAGAGAGACGGCAGCACAACACACTGAGCGTCGGTTCGGACTAG
- the tcuA gene encoding FAD-dependent tricarballylate dehydrogenase TcuA, with the protein MVDVLVIGGGNAALCAALMARETGASVLLLESAPREWRGGNSQHTRNLRCMHDAPQDVLVDAYPEEEFWQDLLKVTGGITNEHLARLTIRASSSCRPWMQKHGVRFQPPLSGALHVARTNAFFMGGGKALVNAYYRSAEALGVEIRYDTPVDSLELDGGRFIAARSGKQRFEARACVLAAGGFESNREWLREAWGQNERGEWPADNFLIRGTRFNKGVLIKHMSDAGADMIGDPSQSHCVAIDARAPLYDGGICTRIDCVSLGVVVNRDAERFYDEGEDFWPKRYAIWGRLVAHQPGQTGYSIIDSKAIGRFMPPVFPGEKADTLPELAGKLGLPEARFMETLTRYNDACRVGTFDHTALDDCHTEDLTPPKTHWARRIDTPPFYGYALRPGITFTYLGLKTNDRAQVHFGGEASDNLFVAGEMMAGNVLGKGYTAGVGMSIGTAFGRIAGTQAARVALNTTEAASAAV; encoded by the coding sequence ATGGTCGATGTGCTCGTAATTGGAGGAGGCAATGCCGCGTTATGCGCCGCATTGATGGCGCGTGAAACCGGCGCGTCGGTCCTGCTGCTCGAATCGGCGCCCCGCGAATGGCGCGGCGGCAACTCGCAACACACGCGCAATTTGCGCTGCATGCATGACGCACCGCAAGACGTGCTCGTCGATGCCTACCCGGAAGAGGAGTTCTGGCAGGATTTGCTCAAGGTGACGGGCGGCATCACGAACGAGCATCTTGCGCGGTTGACCATTCGCGCGTCGTCATCGTGCCGTCCGTGGATGCAGAAGCACGGCGTGCGCTTCCAGCCGCCGCTGTCCGGCGCGCTGCACGTGGCGCGCACCAATGCATTTTTCATGGGCGGCGGCAAGGCGCTGGTCAACGCGTATTACCGCAGCGCGGAAGCGCTCGGCGTGGAAATCCGCTACGACACGCCCGTGGATTCGCTCGAGCTCGACGGCGGTCGCTTCATCGCGGCGCGCAGCGGCAAGCAGCGCTTCGAGGCGCGCGCCTGCGTGCTGGCGGCGGGCGGGTTCGAGTCGAATCGCGAATGGCTGCGCGAAGCGTGGGGGCAAAACGAGCGCGGCGAATGGCCCGCCGACAACTTCCTGATTCGCGGCACGCGCTTCAACAAGGGCGTGCTCATCAAGCATATGAGCGATGCCGGCGCGGACATGATCGGCGATCCGTCGCAGTCGCACTGCGTCGCCATCGATGCGCGCGCACCGTTGTATGACGGCGGCATCTGCACGCGCATCGACTGTGTATCGCTGGGCGTCGTGGTGAATCGCGATGCCGAGCGTTTCTACGATGAAGGCGAGGACTTCTGGCCCAAGCGCTATGCCATCTGGGGGCGGCTCGTCGCGCATCAGCCGGGGCAGACCGGGTATTCGATCATCGACTCGAAAGCCATCGGCCGGTTCATGCCGCCGGTGTTTCCGGGCGAGAAGGCCGACACGCTGCCGGAACTTGCGGGCAAGCTCGGGCTGCCGGAAGCGCGTTTCATGGAAACGCTCACGCGTTATAACGATGCCTGCCGCGTCGGCACCTTCGACCATACCGCGCTCGACGACTGCCATACCGAAGACCTGACGCCGCCGAAGACGCACTGGGCGCGCCGTATCGATACGCCGCCGTTCTATGGCTACGCGTTGCGGCCTGGCATCACGTTCACGTATCTCGGCCTGAAGACCAATGATCGCGCGCAGGTTCACTTCGGCGGCGAAGCCAGCGACAACCTGTTTGTGGCCGGCGAGATGATGGCGGGCAACGTGCTCGGCAAGGGCTATACGGCGGGTGTCGGCATGTCGATCGGCACGGCCTTCGGGCGCATTGCCGGGACCCAGGCGGCGCGCGTCGCACTCAACACAACGGAGGCAGCCAGTGCAGCAGTCTGA